In Callospermophilus lateralis isolate mCalLat2 chromosome 19, mCalLat2.hap1, whole genome shotgun sequence, the following are encoded in one genomic region:
- the Atxn2l gene encoding ataxin-2-like protein isoform X11: protein MLKPQPPQQTSQPQQPPPTQQAVARRPPGGTSPPNGGLPGPLAPAAAPPGTPAAASPCLGPAAAAGSGLRRGAESILAPQPPPPQHQERPGAAAIGSARGQSTGKGPPQSPVFEGVYNNSRMLHFLTAVVGSTCDVKVKNGTTYEGIFKTLSSKFELAVDAVHRKASEPAGGPRREDIVDTMVFKPSDVMLVHFRNVDFNYATKDKFTDSAIAMNSKVNGEHKEKVLQRWEGGDSNSDDYDLESDMSNGWDPNEMFKFNEENYGVKTTYDSSLSSYTVPLEKDNSEEFRQRELRAAQLAREIESSPQYRLRIAMENDDGRTEEEKHSAVQRQGSGRESPSLASREGKYIPLPQRVREGPRGGVRCSSSRGGRPGPSSLPPRGPHHLDNSSPGPGSEARGINGGPSRMSPKAQRPLRGAKTLSSPNSRPSGESSVPPPPAALPFLPVGRMYPPRSPKSAAPAPISASCPEPPIGSAVATSSAPIPVTSSVVDPGVGSISPASPKISLAPTDVKDLPTKEPGRTLESQELPRIAGKVPGLQNEQKRFQLEELRKFGAQFKLQPSSSPETSLDPFPPRILKEEVKGKEKEVDGLLTSEPMGSPVSSKTESVSDKEDKPPLAPAGSTEGPEQPPPPCPNQTGSPPVGLIKGDDKDEGPVAEQVKKSTLNPNAKEFNPTKPLLSVNKSTSTPTSPGPRTHSTPSIPVLTAGQSGLYSPQYISYIPQIHMGPAVQAPQMYPYPVSNSVPGQQGKYRGAKGSLPPQRSDQHQPASAPPMMQAAAAAGPPLVAATPYSSYIPYNPQQFPGQPAMMQPMAHYPSQPVFAPMLQSSPRMLTSGSHPQAIVSSSTPQYPSAEQPTPQALYATVHQSYPHHATPLHAHQPQPATTPTGSQPQSQHAAPSPVQHQAGQAPHLGSGQPQQNLYHPGALTGTPPSLPPGPSAQSPQSSFPQPAAVYAIHPHQQLPHGFTNMAHVTQAHVQTGITAAPPPHPGAPHPPQVMLLHPPQSHGGPPQGAVPQSGVPALSASTPSPYPYIGHPQALSDPDCLLT, encoded by the exons ATGTTGAAGCCTCAGCCGCCACAACAGACCTCCCAGCCCCAGCAGCCGCCCCCCACGCAACAGGCCGTGGCCCGCCGGCCTCCCGGCGGCACCAGCCCTCCCAACGGCGGCCTCCCGGGGCCGCTGGCCCCCGCCGCTGCTCCCCCAGGGACTCCCGCGGCTGCCTCTCCCTGCCTGGGGCCTGCGGCTGCTGCCGGCAGCGGGCTCCGCCGGGGAGCCGAAAGCATCCTGGCACCGCAACCGCCGCCGCCGCAGCATCAagagaggccaggggcagccgccATCGGCAGCGCCAG GGGACAGAGCACAGGAAAGGGACCCCCACAATCACCT GTGTTTGAAGGTGTTTATAACAACTCCAGGATGCTGCATTTCCTGACAGCTGTTGTG GGCTCCACTTGTGATGTAAAGGTGAAAAATGGCACCACCTATGAAGGCATTTTCAAGACTCTGAGCTCAAAG TTTGAACTGGCAGTAGACGCTGTGCACCGGAAAGCATCTGAGCCAGCAGGTGGCCCTCGCCGAGAAGACATTGTAGACACCATGGTGTTTAAACCCAGTGATGTCATGCTTGTCCATTTCCGGAATGTTGACTTCAATTATGCTACTAAAG ACAAGTTCACTGACTCAGCCATTGCCATGAACTCGAAGGTGAATGGGGAACACAAAGAGAAAGTGCTTCAGCGCTGGGAGGGCGGTGACAGCAACAGTGATGATTATGACCTCGAGTCTGACATG TCCAATGGATGGGACCCCAATGAAATGTTCAAGTTCAATGAGGAGAACTATGGTGTAAAGACCACCTATGATAGTAGTCTCTCTTCTTACAC GGTGCCCTTAGAAAAGGACAACTCCGAAGAGTTCCGTCAGCGGGAGCTGCGTGCAGCCCAGTTGGCTCGGGAGATTGAGTCAAGCCCGCAGTACCGCCTGCGGATCGCCATGGAGAATGACGACGGGCGCACTGAGGAGGAGAAGCACAGTGCAGTTCAGCGGCAGGGGTCAGGGCGAGAGAGCCCCAGCTTGGCATCCAG GGAGGGCAAGTATATCCCTCTGCCTCAACGAGTTCGAGAAGGTCCCCGGGGAGGAGTTCGGTGCAGCAGTTCTCGGGGTGGCCGGCCTGGCCCTAGCTCTTTGCCACCtcgtggccctcatcatcttgacAATAGCAGCCCTGGCCCAGGTTCTGAGGCACGTGGTATCAATGGAG GTCCTTCCCGCATGTCCCCCAAGGCACAGCGCCCTCTGAGAGGTGCCAAGACTCTGTCTTCACCCAACAGCAGGCCTTCTGGAGAATCTTCTGTTCCACCTCCTCCTGCAG CTCTCCCTTTTCTTCCAGTGGGCCGGATGTACCCTCCACGCTCTCCCAAGTCTGCTGCCCCTGCCCCAATCTCTGCTTCCTGTCCTGAACCTCCTATTGGCTCTGCAGTGGCGACCTCTTCAGCCCCTATTCCTGTAACATCATCAGTTGTGGATCCTGGAGTGGGTTCCATTTCCCCAGCTTCTCCAAAGATCTCACTGGCCCCCACTGATG TAAAAGACCTCCCAACCAAGGAACCTGGCAGAACTCTGGAGTCCCAGGAGCTGCCCCGGATAGCTGGGAAAG TCCCTGGCCTTCAGAATGAGCAGAAACGATTTCAACTAGAAGAACTGAGAAAGTTTGGGGCCCAGTTTAAG CTTCAGCCCAGTAGTTCCCCTGAGACCAGCCTGGATCCTTTTCCTCCTCGGATTTTAAAGGAGGAGGTcaaagggaaggagaaggaggtTGATGGTCTATTGACTTCAGAACCTATGGGGTCCCCAGTCTCATCTAAGACAGAATCCGTATCGGATAAGGAAGACAAACCCCCCCTGGCACCAGCAGGAAGCACTGAGGGGCCAGAGCAGCCCCCACCACCTTGCCCAAATCAAACTGGCAGCCCCCCGGTGGGGCTCATCAAGGGAGATGACAAGGATGAGGGCCCTGTTGCTGA ACAAGTAAAGAAGTCAACGTTGAACCCCAATGCCAAGGAGTTTAATCCCACAAAGCCTCTGCTGTCTGTG AACAAATCCACCAGTACCCCAACTTCTCCAGGGCCCCGAACTCATTCAACTCCCTCCATCCCGGTGCTGACAGCAGGCCAGAGTGGGCTCTACAGCCCCCAGTACATCTCCTACATACCTCAGATCCATATGGGACCAGCTGTACAG GCACCTCAGATGTATCCGTATCCTGTATCCAATTCGGTGCCTGGGCAGCAGGGCAAGTACCGAGGAGCAAAAG GCTCCCTCCCGCCCCAGCGCTCAGACCAACACCAGCCAGCCTCAGCCCCTCCGATGATGCAGGCTGCTGCAGCTGCTGGCCCACCTTTGGTGGCTGCCACACCTTATTCTTCCTACATCCCCTACAACCCGCAGCAGTTCCCAGGCCAGCCTGCCATGATGCAGCCTATGGCCCACTACCCCTCACAG CCGGTGTTTGCCCCCATGCTTCAAAGCAGCCCACGCATGCTGACGTCGGGTAGCCATCCCCAGGCCATTGTGTCATCCTCCACTCCTCAGTACCCTTCTGCAGAGCAGCCTACCCCCCAAGCCCTCTATG CCACTGTTCACCAGTCCTATCCACACCATGCCACGCCACTCCATGCCCACCAGCCACAGCCGGCCACCACACCTACTGGGAGCCAGCCGCAGTCACAGCATGCGGCCCCCAGTCCCGTCCAG CACCAGGCGGGGCAGGCCCCACACCTGGGCAGTGGACAGCCACAGCAGAATCTGTACCACCCAGGGGCCCTGACAGGCACGCCGCCCTCTCTGCCACCGGGACCTTCTGCCCAGTCCCCTCAGAGCAGCTTCCCCCAGCCAGCCGCTGTGTATGCCATCCATCCCCACCAGCAGCTGCCCCACGGCTTTACCAATATGGCCCATGTTACCCAG GCCCATGTCCAAACTGGAATCACAGCAGCCCCGCCCCCTCACCCTGGGGCTCCCCACCCGCCCCAGGTGATGCTGCTGCACCCACCCCAGAGCCATGGGGGGCCCCCCCAAGGCGCGGTGCCCCAGAGTGGGGTGCCTGCACTCTCAGCTTCCACACCCTCACCCTACCCCTACATCGGACACCCCCAAG CTCTCAGTGACCCCGACTGTCTCCTGACTTAG
- the Atxn2l gene encoding ataxin-2-like protein isoform X2, giving the protein MLKPQPPQQTSQPQQPPPTQQAVARRPPGGTSPPNGGLPGPLAPAAAPPGTPAAASPCLGPAAAAGSGLRRGAESILAPQPPPPQHQERPGAAAIGSARGQSTGKGPPQSPVFEGVYNNSRMLHFLTAVVGSTCDVKVKNGTTYEGIFKTLSSKFELAVDAVHRKASEPAGGPRREDIVDTMVFKPSDVMLVHFRNVDFNYATKDKFTDSAIAMNSKVNGEHKEKVLQRWEGGDSNSDDYDLESDMSNGWDPNEMFKFNEENYGVKTTYDSSLSSYTVPLEKDNSEEFRQRELRAAQLAREIESSPQYRLRIAMENDDGRTEEEKHSAVQRQGSGRESPSLASREGKYIPLPQRVREGPRGGVRCSSSRGGRPGPSSLPPRGPHHLDNSSPGPGSEARGINGGPSRMSPKAQRPLRGAKTLSSPNSRPSGESSVPPPPAVGRMYPPRSPKSAAPAPISASCPEPPIGSAVATSSAPIPVTSSVVDPGVGSISPASPKISLAPTDVKDLPTKEPGRTLESQELPRIAGKVPGLQNEQKRFQLEELRKFGAQFKLQPSSSPETSLDPFPPRILKEEVKGKEKEVDGLLTSEPMGSPVSSKTESVSDKEDKPPLAPAGSTEGPEQPPPPCPNQTGSPPVGLIKGDDKDEGPVAEQVKKSTLNPNAKEFNPTKPLLSVNKSTSTPTSPGPRTHSTPSIPVLTAGQSGLYSPQYISYIPQIHMGPAVQAPQMYPYPVSNSVPGQQGKYRGAKGSLPPQRSDQHQPASAPPMMQAAAAAGPPLVAATPYSSYIPYNPQQFPGQPAMMQPMAHYPSQPVFAPMLQSSPRMLTSGSHPQAIVSSSTPQYPSAEQPTPQALYATVHQSYPHHATPLHAHQPQPATTPTGSQPQSQHAAPSPVQHQAGQAPHLGSGQPQQNLYHPGALTGTPPSLPPGPSAQSPQSSFPQPAAVYAIHPHQQLPHGFTNMAHVTQAHVQTGITAAPPPHPGAPHPPQVMLLHPPQSHGGPPQGAVPQSGVPALSASTPSPYPYIGHPQGEQPGQAPGFPGGADDRILCRVGRSHSRRRQGLAPGSVLCFPPSSLSCDPAAPLPTASPALSDPDCLLT; this is encoded by the exons ATGTTGAAGCCTCAGCCGCCACAACAGACCTCCCAGCCCCAGCAGCCGCCCCCCACGCAACAGGCCGTGGCCCGCCGGCCTCCCGGCGGCACCAGCCCTCCCAACGGCGGCCTCCCGGGGCCGCTGGCCCCCGCCGCTGCTCCCCCAGGGACTCCCGCGGCTGCCTCTCCCTGCCTGGGGCCTGCGGCTGCTGCCGGCAGCGGGCTCCGCCGGGGAGCCGAAAGCATCCTGGCACCGCAACCGCCGCCGCCGCAGCATCAagagaggccaggggcagccgccATCGGCAGCGCCAG GGGACAGAGCACAGGAAAGGGACCCCCACAATCACCT GTGTTTGAAGGTGTTTATAACAACTCCAGGATGCTGCATTTCCTGACAGCTGTTGTG GGCTCCACTTGTGATGTAAAGGTGAAAAATGGCACCACCTATGAAGGCATTTTCAAGACTCTGAGCTCAAAG TTTGAACTGGCAGTAGACGCTGTGCACCGGAAAGCATCTGAGCCAGCAGGTGGCCCTCGCCGAGAAGACATTGTAGACACCATGGTGTTTAAACCCAGTGATGTCATGCTTGTCCATTTCCGGAATGTTGACTTCAATTATGCTACTAAAG ACAAGTTCACTGACTCAGCCATTGCCATGAACTCGAAGGTGAATGGGGAACACAAAGAGAAAGTGCTTCAGCGCTGGGAGGGCGGTGACAGCAACAGTGATGATTATGACCTCGAGTCTGACATG TCCAATGGATGGGACCCCAATGAAATGTTCAAGTTCAATGAGGAGAACTATGGTGTAAAGACCACCTATGATAGTAGTCTCTCTTCTTACAC GGTGCCCTTAGAAAAGGACAACTCCGAAGAGTTCCGTCAGCGGGAGCTGCGTGCAGCCCAGTTGGCTCGGGAGATTGAGTCAAGCCCGCAGTACCGCCTGCGGATCGCCATGGAGAATGACGACGGGCGCACTGAGGAGGAGAAGCACAGTGCAGTTCAGCGGCAGGGGTCAGGGCGAGAGAGCCCCAGCTTGGCATCCAG GGAGGGCAAGTATATCCCTCTGCCTCAACGAGTTCGAGAAGGTCCCCGGGGAGGAGTTCGGTGCAGCAGTTCTCGGGGTGGCCGGCCTGGCCCTAGCTCTTTGCCACCtcgtggccctcatcatcttgacAATAGCAGCCCTGGCCCAGGTTCTGAGGCACGTGGTATCAATGGAG GTCCTTCCCGCATGTCCCCCAAGGCACAGCGCCCTCTGAGAGGTGCCAAGACTCTGTCTTCACCCAACAGCAGGCCTTCTGGAGAATCTTCTGTTCCACCTCCTCCTGCAG TGGGCCGGATGTACCCTCCACGCTCTCCCAAGTCTGCTGCCCCTGCCCCAATCTCTGCTTCCTGTCCTGAACCTCCTATTGGCTCTGCAGTGGCGACCTCTTCAGCCCCTATTCCTGTAACATCATCAGTTGTGGATCCTGGAGTGGGTTCCATTTCCCCAGCTTCTCCAAAGATCTCACTGGCCCCCACTGATG TAAAAGACCTCCCAACCAAGGAACCTGGCAGAACTCTGGAGTCCCAGGAGCTGCCCCGGATAGCTGGGAAAG TCCCTGGCCTTCAGAATGAGCAGAAACGATTTCAACTAGAAGAACTGAGAAAGTTTGGGGCCCAGTTTAAG CTTCAGCCCAGTAGTTCCCCTGAGACCAGCCTGGATCCTTTTCCTCCTCGGATTTTAAAGGAGGAGGTcaaagggaaggagaaggaggtTGATGGTCTATTGACTTCAGAACCTATGGGGTCCCCAGTCTCATCTAAGACAGAATCCGTATCGGATAAGGAAGACAAACCCCCCCTGGCACCAGCAGGAAGCACTGAGGGGCCAGAGCAGCCCCCACCACCTTGCCCAAATCAAACTGGCAGCCCCCCGGTGGGGCTCATCAAGGGAGATGACAAGGATGAGGGCCCTGTTGCTGA ACAAGTAAAGAAGTCAACGTTGAACCCCAATGCCAAGGAGTTTAATCCCACAAAGCCTCTGCTGTCTGTG AACAAATCCACCAGTACCCCAACTTCTCCAGGGCCCCGAACTCATTCAACTCCCTCCATCCCGGTGCTGACAGCAGGCCAGAGTGGGCTCTACAGCCCCCAGTACATCTCCTACATACCTCAGATCCATATGGGACCAGCTGTACAG GCACCTCAGATGTATCCGTATCCTGTATCCAATTCGGTGCCTGGGCAGCAGGGCAAGTACCGAGGAGCAAAAG GCTCCCTCCCGCCCCAGCGCTCAGACCAACACCAGCCAGCCTCAGCCCCTCCGATGATGCAGGCTGCTGCAGCTGCTGGCCCACCTTTGGTGGCTGCCACACCTTATTCTTCCTACATCCCCTACAACCCGCAGCAGTTCCCAGGCCAGCCTGCCATGATGCAGCCTATGGCCCACTACCCCTCACAG CCGGTGTTTGCCCCCATGCTTCAAAGCAGCCCACGCATGCTGACGTCGGGTAGCCATCCCCAGGCCATTGTGTCATCCTCCACTCCTCAGTACCCTTCTGCAGAGCAGCCTACCCCCCAAGCCCTCTATG CCACTGTTCACCAGTCCTATCCACACCATGCCACGCCACTCCATGCCCACCAGCCACAGCCGGCCACCACACCTACTGGGAGCCAGCCGCAGTCACAGCATGCGGCCCCCAGTCCCGTCCAG CACCAGGCGGGGCAGGCCCCACACCTGGGCAGTGGACAGCCACAGCAGAATCTGTACCACCCAGGGGCCCTGACAGGCACGCCGCCCTCTCTGCCACCGGGACCTTCTGCCCAGTCCCCTCAGAGCAGCTTCCCCCAGCCAGCCGCTGTGTATGCCATCCATCCCCACCAGCAGCTGCCCCACGGCTTTACCAATATGGCCCATGTTACCCAG GCCCATGTCCAAACTGGAATCACAGCAGCCCCGCCCCCTCACCCTGGGGCTCCCCACCCGCCCCAGGTGATGCTGCTGCACCCACCCCAGAGCCATGGGGGGCCCCCCCAAGGCGCGGTGCCCCAGAGTGGGGTGCCTGCACTCTCAGCTTCCACACCCTCACCCTACCCCTACATCGGACACCCCCAAGGTGAGCAGCCTGGCCAGGCGCCTGGATTTCCAGGAGGAGCCGATGACAGGATTC TATGTAGGGTGGGCAGAAGCCACAGTCGCCGCCGCCAGGGGCTTGCTCCTGGCTCTGTCCTTTGCTTCCCTCCGTCCTCGCTCAGTTGTGATCCAGCAGCCCCCCTCCCCACTGCCTCCCCAGCTCTCAGTGACCCCGACTGTCTCCTGACTTAG
- the Atxn2l gene encoding ataxin-2-like protein isoform X6, producing the protein MLCLMTRAFACPVRRRRPGEASRWMAFAAALSPSPANGPLIALLNCRLHQPSRSSVTCRLVTPAVGQSTGKGPPQSPVFEGVYNNSRMLHFLTAVVGSTCDVKVKNGTTYEGIFKTLSSKFELAVDAVHRKASEPAGGPRREDIVDTMVFKPSDVMLVHFRNVDFNYATKDKFTDSAIAMNSKVNGEHKEKVLQRWEGGDSNSDDYDLESDMSNGWDPNEMFKFNEENYGVKTTYDSSLSSYTVPLEKDNSEEFRQRELRAAQLAREIESSPQYRLRIAMENDDGRTEEEKHSAVQRQGSGRESPSLASREGKYIPLPQRVREGPRGGVRCSSSRGGRPGPSSLPPRGPHHLDNSSPGPGSEARGINGGPSRMSPKAQRPLRGAKTLSSPNSRPSGESSVPPPPAALPFLPVGRMYPPRSPKSAAPAPISASCPEPPIGSAVATSSAPIPVTSSVVDPGVGSISPASPKISLAPTDVKDLPTKEPGRTLESQELPRIAGKVPGLQNEQKRFQLEELRKFGAQFKLQPSSSPETSLDPFPPRILKEEVKGKEKEVDGLLTSEPMGSPVSSKTESVSDKEDKPPLAPAGSTEGPEQPPPPCPNQTGSPPVGLIKGDDKDEGPVAEQVKKSTLNPNAKEFNPTKPLLSVNKSTSTPTSPGPRTHSTPSIPVLTAGQSGLYSPQYISYIPQIHMGPAVQAPQMYPYPVSNSVPGQQGKYRGAKGSLPPQRSDQHQPASAPPMMQAAAAAGPPLVAATPYSSYIPYNPQQFPGQPAMMQPMAHYPSQPVFAPMLQSSPRMLTSGSHPQAIVSSSTPQYPSAEQPTPQALYATVHQSYPHHATPLHAHQPQPATTPTGSQPQSQHAAPSPVQHQAGQAPHLGSGQPQQNLYHPGALTGTPPSLPPGPSAQSPQSSFPQPAAVYAIHPHQQLPHGFTNMAHVTQAHVQTGITAAPPPHPGAPHPPQVMLLHPPQSHGGPPQGAVPQSGVPALSASTPSPYPYIGHPQGEQPGQAPGFPGGADDRILCRVGRSHSRRRQGLAPGSVLCFPPSSLSCDPAAPLPTASPALSDPDCLLT; encoded by the exons ATGCTCTGTCTTATGACCCGGGCATTCGCGTGTCCTG TGCGCAGGCGCAGACCGGGCGAGGCCTCCCGGTGGATGGCTTTTGCGGCTGCGCTGTCCCCCAGCCCCGCCAACGGCCCCCTCATCGCCCTCCTCAACTGCCGGTTACATCAGCCATCGAGGAGCAGTGTTACCTGTCGATTGGTGACCCCTGCAGT GGGACAGAGCACAGGAAAGGGACCCCCACAATCACCT GTGTTTGAAGGTGTTTATAACAACTCCAGGATGCTGCATTTCCTGACAGCTGTTGTG GGCTCCACTTGTGATGTAAAGGTGAAAAATGGCACCACCTATGAAGGCATTTTCAAGACTCTGAGCTCAAAG TTTGAACTGGCAGTAGACGCTGTGCACCGGAAAGCATCTGAGCCAGCAGGTGGCCCTCGCCGAGAAGACATTGTAGACACCATGGTGTTTAAACCCAGTGATGTCATGCTTGTCCATTTCCGGAATGTTGACTTCAATTATGCTACTAAAG ACAAGTTCACTGACTCAGCCATTGCCATGAACTCGAAGGTGAATGGGGAACACAAAGAGAAAGTGCTTCAGCGCTGGGAGGGCGGTGACAGCAACAGTGATGATTATGACCTCGAGTCTGACATG TCCAATGGATGGGACCCCAATGAAATGTTCAAGTTCAATGAGGAGAACTATGGTGTAAAGACCACCTATGATAGTAGTCTCTCTTCTTACAC GGTGCCCTTAGAAAAGGACAACTCCGAAGAGTTCCGTCAGCGGGAGCTGCGTGCAGCCCAGTTGGCTCGGGAGATTGAGTCAAGCCCGCAGTACCGCCTGCGGATCGCCATGGAGAATGACGACGGGCGCACTGAGGAGGAGAAGCACAGTGCAGTTCAGCGGCAGGGGTCAGGGCGAGAGAGCCCCAGCTTGGCATCCAG GGAGGGCAAGTATATCCCTCTGCCTCAACGAGTTCGAGAAGGTCCCCGGGGAGGAGTTCGGTGCAGCAGTTCTCGGGGTGGCCGGCCTGGCCCTAGCTCTTTGCCACCtcgtggccctcatcatcttgacAATAGCAGCCCTGGCCCAGGTTCTGAGGCACGTGGTATCAATGGAG GTCCTTCCCGCATGTCCCCCAAGGCACAGCGCCCTCTGAGAGGTGCCAAGACTCTGTCTTCACCCAACAGCAGGCCTTCTGGAGAATCTTCTGTTCCACCTCCTCCTGCAG CTCTCCCTTTTCTTCCAGTGGGCCGGATGTACCCTCCACGCTCTCCCAAGTCTGCTGCCCCTGCCCCAATCTCTGCTTCCTGTCCTGAACCTCCTATTGGCTCTGCAGTGGCGACCTCTTCAGCCCCTATTCCTGTAACATCATCAGTTGTGGATCCTGGAGTGGGTTCCATTTCCCCAGCTTCTCCAAAGATCTCACTGGCCCCCACTGATG TAAAAGACCTCCCAACCAAGGAACCTGGCAGAACTCTGGAGTCCCAGGAGCTGCCCCGGATAGCTGGGAAAG TCCCTGGCCTTCAGAATGAGCAGAAACGATTTCAACTAGAAGAACTGAGAAAGTTTGGGGCCCAGTTTAAG CTTCAGCCCAGTAGTTCCCCTGAGACCAGCCTGGATCCTTTTCCTCCTCGGATTTTAAAGGAGGAGGTcaaagggaaggagaaggaggtTGATGGTCTATTGACTTCAGAACCTATGGGGTCCCCAGTCTCATCTAAGACAGAATCCGTATCGGATAAGGAAGACAAACCCCCCCTGGCACCAGCAGGAAGCACTGAGGGGCCAGAGCAGCCCCCACCACCTTGCCCAAATCAAACTGGCAGCCCCCCGGTGGGGCTCATCAAGGGAGATGACAAGGATGAGGGCCCTGTTGCTGA ACAAGTAAAGAAGTCAACGTTGAACCCCAATGCCAAGGAGTTTAATCCCACAAAGCCTCTGCTGTCTGTG AACAAATCCACCAGTACCCCAACTTCTCCAGGGCCCCGAACTCATTCAACTCCCTCCATCCCGGTGCTGACAGCAGGCCAGAGTGGGCTCTACAGCCCCCAGTACATCTCCTACATACCTCAGATCCATATGGGACCAGCTGTACAG GCACCTCAGATGTATCCGTATCCTGTATCCAATTCGGTGCCTGGGCAGCAGGGCAAGTACCGAGGAGCAAAAG GCTCCCTCCCGCCCCAGCGCTCAGACCAACACCAGCCAGCCTCAGCCCCTCCGATGATGCAGGCTGCTGCAGCTGCTGGCCCACCTTTGGTGGCTGCCACACCTTATTCTTCCTACATCCCCTACAACCCGCAGCAGTTCCCAGGCCAGCCTGCCATGATGCAGCCTATGGCCCACTACCCCTCACAG CCGGTGTTTGCCCCCATGCTTCAAAGCAGCCCACGCATGCTGACGTCGGGTAGCCATCCCCAGGCCATTGTGTCATCCTCCACTCCTCAGTACCCTTCTGCAGAGCAGCCTACCCCCCAAGCCCTCTATG CCACTGTTCACCAGTCCTATCCACACCATGCCACGCCACTCCATGCCCACCAGCCACAGCCGGCCACCACACCTACTGGGAGCCAGCCGCAGTCACAGCATGCGGCCCCCAGTCCCGTCCAG CACCAGGCGGGGCAGGCCCCACACCTGGGCAGTGGACAGCCACAGCAGAATCTGTACCACCCAGGGGCCCTGACAGGCACGCCGCCCTCTCTGCCACCGGGACCTTCTGCCCAGTCCCCTCAGAGCAGCTTCCCCCAGCCAGCCGCTGTGTATGCCATCCATCCCCACCAGCAGCTGCCCCACGGCTTTACCAATATGGCCCATGTTACCCAG GCCCATGTCCAAACTGGAATCACAGCAGCCCCGCCCCCTCACCCTGGGGCTCCCCACCCGCCCCAGGTGATGCTGCTGCACCCACCCCAGAGCCATGGGGGGCCCCCCCAAGGCGCGGTGCCCCAGAGTGGGGTGCCTGCACTCTCAGCTTCCACACCCTCACCCTACCCCTACATCGGACACCCCCAAGGTGAGCAGCCTGGCCAGGCGCCTGGATTTCCAGGAGGAGCCGATGACAGGATTC TATGTAGGGTGGGCAGAAGCCACAGTCGCCGCCGCCAGGGGCTTGCTCCTGGCTCTGTCCTTTGCTTCCCTCCGTCCTCGCTCAGTTGTGATCCAGCAGCCCCCCTCCCCACTGCCTCCCCAGCTCTCAGTGACCCCGACTGTCTCCTGACTTAG